In one Bacteroides intestinalis DSM 17393 genomic region, the following are encoded:
- a CDS encoding O-methyltransferase, whose amino-acid sequence MTIDEYILQHIDDGGDYLKALYRDTHLKLLYPRMASGHLQGRMLKMFVRMIRPRRILEIGTYSGYSALCMAEGLPEDGMLYTFEINDEQEDFTRPWLENSVYADKIKFYIGNALEMVPQFDLTFDLAFIDGDKRRYIDYYEMVLPRLSDGGYILADNTLWDGHVLEEQPHRTDLQTIGIKAFNDLIAQDSRVEKVILPLRDGLTIIRKK is encoded by the coding sequence ATGACCATAGACGAATATATTTTACAGCATATCGATGATGGAGGCGATTATCTGAAAGCTCTTTATCGGGATACGCACCTTAAATTGCTGTATCCGCGTATGGCGTCAGGACACTTGCAGGGTCGGATGCTGAAGATGTTTGTCAGGATGATTCGTCCCCGGAGAATATTGGAAATCGGTACATATAGCGGTTATTCAGCTCTTTGCATGGCCGAAGGGTTGCCGGAAGACGGAATGTTGTATACGTTTGAGATTAATGATGAGCAGGAGGACTTCACACGCCCTTGGCTGGAAAATTCTGTTTATGCAGATAAAATTAAGTTTTATATAGGTAATGCCTTGGAAATGGTCCCACAGTTTGATCTCACTTTTGATCTTGCTTTTATTGATGGTGATAAGCGCAGGTATATAGACTATTATGAAATGGTGCTGCCACGTCTGTCTGATGGTGGTTATATCCTTGCTGATAACACCTTGTGGGATGGACATGTGCTTGAAGAACAACCGCATCGCACCGACTTGCAAACCATCGGCATCAAGGCTTTCAATGACCTTATTGCACAAGATTCGAGGGTGGAAAAGGTGATCCTTCCTTTGCGTGACGGACTGACGATTATACGTAAGAAATGA
- the rbfA gene encoding 30S ribosome-binding factor RbfA produces the protein METTRQNKICRLLQKELSEIFLLQTKSMPGILVSVSAVRISPDLSVARAYLSIFPSEKAEEMIKNINENMKSVRYELGTRVRHQLRIIPELKFFVDDSLDYLEKIDELLK, from the coding sequence ATGGAAACTACCAGACAGAACAAAATATGTCGTTTACTTCAAAAGGAATTGAGCGAAATTTTCTTGTTACAAACAAAATCTATGCCGGGCATATTGGTATCAGTCAGTGCTGTGCGTATCAGTCCTGACCTGAGTGTTGCACGTGCTTATCTCAGCATCTTTCCTTCGGAAAAGGCAGAAGAGATGATTAAGAACATCAATGAAAACATGAAGTCTGTTCGTTATGAGTTAGGAACTCGTGTACGTCATCAGCTTCGTATCATCCCCGAACTGAAGTTCTTTGTGGATGACTCACTGGATTATCTTGAGAAAATAGATGAATTGTTGAAGTGA
- a CDS encoding tetratricopeptide repeat-containing sensor histidine kinase, which yields MKKIIFILLFIIGILFQIRAESSISTDKQFRDSIFQTVKFESNDTLRSKILRNAFQQYMGKDIALEFLDSALALSRQKGIHEEELYVLFDYCRHYEFRAEASEMERCFLNLKEASYRYKNYSLYYTIWLSILQARCAQGDTEYAIMQAKEMQKESIRIKYDRGVFVSLIALAQAQNFAEQYDEAIASYKQALTINPNANNYSLLLIHKSLAEIYLSQQKYIEALSELEQQQKVVEKLIKEDTQSINVLKNIYLEIEVSFGMVYAKTKDKDNLKMHLTIAKKYYDKEIYFSYYIDYHALWGVYYKLIKDWDKCFQAFDLALSSCQGAEPFHENSILKMKAEAMLEAGRYEEAANIYKTAALKGDSLNQDMLQRHEEVYQANYKIQKALLDKELLTKQYRWIYVGASAIILILMLLAIIRAFRIHRQLRRSEEETRQALETIEATDKMKEYFLKNITYEIRIPLNTVVGFSELLSTEKNLSEEEIQEYSVTIKHNSEKLLALINNILDLSRLEAGMMRFNVQECDAVELCREVKMMVNMQTKMVNAYFHTDLEILPIQADSRWFLKVLSSLLCVPKLYTGDICQVEYTLTKEGQYLRITVTGSPLYHIWKDEQEQRILHDINKLCLEAFKGSYLVSEGEQKVVTITYPLA from the coding sequence ATGAAGAAAATAATATTTATACTTTTGTTTATAATAGGAATACTTTTCCAGATAAGAGCAGAATCATCTATCTCAACGGACAAGCAATTCCGTGACAGCATCTTTCAGACCGTCAAATTTGAGTCAAACGATACACTCCGCTCAAAGATATTGAGAAATGCATTCCAGCAATATATGGGCAAAGATATAGCTTTAGAATTCCTGGACTCAGCTCTTGCGCTATCCAGACAAAAAGGGATACATGAAGAAGAGTTATACGTCCTTTTTGATTACTGCCGTCACTATGAATTCCGGGCTGAAGCGTCTGAGATGGAACGATGTTTTCTGAACCTGAAGGAAGCCAGCTACCGATATAAAAATTACTCACTCTATTATACCATCTGGTTATCCATCCTACAAGCCAGGTGTGCCCAGGGAGATACGGAATACGCCATTATGCAGGCCAAAGAAATGCAAAAAGAATCCATACGGATCAAGTATGACAGGGGAGTATTCGTTTCACTCATAGCCTTGGCGCAGGCACAAAATTTTGCAGAGCAATATGATGAAGCGATTGCAAGCTATAAACAAGCTTTGACTATAAATCCGAATGCCAACAATTATTCTCTCCTACTGATACACAAAAGCCTAGCTGAAATATATCTGTCGCAACAGAAATATATAGAAGCCCTCAGCGAATTAGAGCAGCAACAAAAGGTAGTGGAAAAGTTGATAAAAGAGGACACACAATCTATCAATGTACTGAAAAACATCTATTTAGAAATAGAAGTATCTTTCGGTATGGTTTATGCTAAAACCAAAGACAAAGATAATCTTAAAATGCACCTGACAATAGCAAAGAAATATTACGATAAAGAAATATATTTCAGCTACTATATTGATTACCATGCTTTATGGGGGGTATATTATAAACTTATAAAAGACTGGGACAAATGTTTCCAAGCCTTCGATCTGGCCTTATCATCCTGCCAAGGAGCAGAACCCTTTCACGAAAATAGTATCCTTAAGATGAAAGCAGAAGCTATGCTAGAAGCCGGTCGATATGAAGAAGCAGCCAATATTTATAAAACAGCAGCCCTAAAAGGAGATTCTCTCAATCAGGATATGCTGCAACGCCATGAAGAAGTATATCAGGCCAACTATAAAATCCAGAAAGCGTTATTAGACAAGGAACTACTGACCAAACAATATCGCTGGATATACGTCGGAGCCTCTGCCATCATACTGATCCTCATGCTTCTTGCCATCATACGTGCCTTTCGTATTCACCGGCAACTACGTCGTTCGGAGGAAGAAACCCGGCAAGCATTAGAAACGATAGAAGCAACAGATAAAATGAAAGAGTATTTTCTGAAAAATATCACTTACGAGATCCGTATACCACTGAATACCGTCGTAGGCTTCTCTGAATTGTTGTCCACCGAGAAAAACCTTTCCGAAGAAGAAATACAGGAATACTCGGTTACCATAAAGCATAATTCTGAAAAGTTACTGGCCTTGATAAACAATATCCTTGATTTATCACGTCTTGAAGCAGGAATGATGCGATTTAACGTACAAGAATGTGATGCCGTGGAACTCTGTCGGGAAGTAAAAATGATGGTAAATATGCAAACAAAAATGGTGAATGCATACTTCCATACAGATTTAGAGATATTACCCATTCAGGCAGATAGCAGATGGTTCCTCAAAGTACTGTCATCACTATTGTGCGTACCCAAATTGTATACCGGAGATATTTGCCAAGTAGAATATACACTGACAAAAGAGGGGCAATACCTCAGAATTACTGTCACAGGAAGTCCACTTTACCATATATGGAAAGACGAACAGGAGCAACGCATCCTGCATGACATCAACAAACTTTGTCTGGAAGCATTTAAAGGAAGCTATCTGGTTTCGGAAGGAGAACAAAAAGTGGTTACAATCACCTATCCGCTGGCTTAA
- a CDS encoding glycosyl hydrolase encodes MERRTFLKILSSAGIVSLVSPAFAMGVCRNKVSKSSSTLLESTFRNPPFSSGVYTWWHWMNGNITKDGITCDLEAMKANGIAGYQLFEAGSGIPIGPVESLSDEWVDLILHTLKESERLGLEFAMHNCPGWSSSGGPWITPDKAMQIITWSETKVTGGKQIRMPLPTPKHMFDYYIDTFCLAIPANMEVIPKSSVLELSGQLKDGVLTWAAPAGEWLIMRFGQTAKDQKNKSAPSKSTGLDCDKFSTEALDYHLDCMFKRLMPAMEKVAKHSKIGLLIDSYETGDQDWTSDMPAYFEQKHRYALYPFLPALANKVVESEESTKRFLFDFRRTRADLFAERYYAHFQKRCKEKGIITYTEPYGGNMMEELQVAQQLDINMGEFWCGQTVLWANYKYNRTVKQVASITHTLGGKIVGAEAFTSEPDADKWLLYPYALKSLGDYMFTRGLSRIYFHRFAHQPHPTAAPGMTMGAWGLHFDRTNTWWKPGKAWIDYLNRCQHIFQSSTFYGDILYHNGDDSFGSTIEPEQTPLAPPEGYDYDMVNTEILDKAHIKDGKILLPATRFDGYKLLVLLKSETMSLHTLRILDRLVDEGMVLVGQKPQHTLGLCDGEKENEFVALVKKVWQYPNVYEGEDLQIILNRLGVSPDFVYYSETGNSAVHAIHYQQEGVEIYFLANRKRAYEKGTAHFRIKGYIPELWDPYTTEILQCPVYRTDSEGVEIPLNFTPAGSMFVVFRKAEKQRKCTNLKYNGVSLFPTIKNVVEQDSLSVNFSITCWIKPEVDIAITEEQELGDMCARFFAIYPLEGERRHGNGHSAVGLSVGRNGVVVYERTIHNKAVYRNLRPLSGWTHLALIYQNNVPHLWINGVYAGAGTTSSTIVHLETLHSDLLCKADAYEGGLCNLCIHSSSIDQTEITKLYQKGVPAPFHPSEQVISWLPNYQFIAWQAGIYEFVSEHTSFRKHVDILPARILLEGPWRVRFPKKYGSN; translated from the coding sequence ATGGAACGACGTACTTTTCTTAAAATTTTGTCATCAGCGGGTATCGTTAGTTTGGTTAGTCCTGCTTTTGCTATGGGAGTATGTAGGAACAAGGTATCTAAATCTTCTTCAACACTTCTCGAATCTACTTTCCGTAATCCGCCTTTCTCTTCCGGAGTTTATACGTGGTGGCACTGGATGAATGGTAATATTACTAAAGATGGCATAACCTGTGACCTTGAAGCCATGAAAGCAAATGGCATTGCAGGCTATCAATTGTTTGAAGCAGGAAGTGGCATTCCCATTGGTCCGGTAGAATCGCTTAGTGATGAGTGGGTAGATCTTATTTTACATACGCTCAAAGAGTCAGAGAGATTGGGCTTGGAGTTTGCAATGCACAACTGCCCCGGCTGGTCATCTAGTGGTGGACCTTGGATTACTCCGGATAAAGCTATGCAGATAATAACATGGAGCGAAACAAAAGTAACAGGTGGAAAACAAATCCGGATGCCGTTGCCTACTCCCAAACATATGTTTGATTATTATATAGATACATTTTGTTTGGCTATTCCGGCAAATATGGAAGTGATACCTAAGTCATCGGTTCTTGAATTGTCAGGGCAACTTAAGGATGGCGTTTTAACTTGGGCGGCTCCCGCTGGTGAGTGGTTGATTATGCGTTTCGGACAAACAGCTAAAGATCAGAAGAATAAGTCAGCTCCCTCTAAATCGACCGGATTGGATTGTGACAAATTCAGTACGGAAGCACTAGACTATCATTTGGATTGTATGTTTAAGAGGCTGATGCCTGCAATGGAGAAGGTAGCCAAACATTCTAAGATTGGCTTGCTGATAGATAGCTATGAAACGGGCGATCAGGATTGGACTTCCGACATGCCTGCCTACTTTGAACAAAAGCATAGGTATGCGCTTTATCCGTTTTTGCCTGCGTTAGCTAATAAGGTGGTTGAGAGTGAGGAAAGTACGAAGCGTTTCCTGTTTGACTTTCGCCGAACCAGAGCTGATCTGTTTGCTGAGCGTTACTATGCGCATTTTCAAAAACGGTGTAAAGAGAAAGGTATAATAACTTATACAGAGCCTTACGGTGGCAATATGATGGAAGAATTGCAAGTGGCACAACAGCTTGACATTAATATGGGAGAATTCTGGTGTGGCCAGACTGTGCTTTGGGCAAATTATAAATATAACCGTACCGTTAAACAAGTGGCTTCAATAACACATACGCTTGGTGGAAAGATTGTTGGTGCTGAGGCTTTTACTTCTGAACCAGATGCAGACAAATGGCTGTTGTATCCATATGCTCTAAAGTCACTAGGTGATTATATGTTCACCCGGGGACTTAGTAGGATTTATTTTCATCGTTTTGCCCACCAACCGCATCCTACTGCCGCTCCGGGAATGACGATGGGAGCATGGGGATTGCACTTTGACCGTACCAATACGTGGTGGAAACCGGGGAAAGCGTGGATTGACTATTTGAATCGTTGTCAGCACATTTTCCAGAGCTCAACTTTCTATGGTGATATTCTTTATCATAATGGTGATGATAGTTTTGGCAGTACCATTGAACCGGAACAAACCCCATTGGCACCTCCAGAAGGGTATGATTATGACATGGTAAATACTGAAATACTGGACAAGGCACACATCAAGGATGGAAAGATTCTTCTTCCTGCTACACGCTTTGATGGCTATAAGCTCTTAGTGTTGCTTAAATCGGAAACAATGTCATTGCATACGTTGCGGATACTGGATCGATTGGTGGATGAGGGAATGGTGTTGGTTGGTCAAAAGCCACAGCATACATTAGGTTTGTGTGATGGGGAGAAAGAAAATGAGTTTGTTGCATTGGTGAAAAAAGTCTGGCAGTACCCGAACGTATATGAAGGAGAGGATTTACAAATCATTCTCAATCGGTTAGGTGTATCTCCTGACTTTGTTTATTATTCTGAGACAGGAAATTCAGCTGTTCATGCTATCCATTATCAACAGGAAGGAGTCGAGATATACTTCTTGGCAAATCGTAAGCGAGCGTATGAAAAAGGAACAGCTCATTTCCGGATAAAAGGTTATATTCCGGAGTTATGGGATCCTTATACAACTGAAATTTTACAGTGCCCGGTCTATCGCACTGATAGTGAAGGTGTAGAAATTCCTCTTAATTTTACTCCTGCAGGATCTATGTTTGTTGTTTTTCGTAAGGCTGAAAAACAACGGAAGTGTACAAATTTGAAATACAATGGAGTTTCTTTGTTTCCAACTATTAAAAATGTAGTGGAACAGGATTCTTTATCTGTAAATTTTAGTATTACTTGTTGGATAAAGCCTGAGGTGGACATAGCCATAACCGAAGAACAGGAACTTGGTGATATGTGTGCTCGTTTTTTTGCAATTTACCCTTTAGAAGGAGAGAGGCGACATGGAAACGGGCATAGTGCTGTTGGGTTGTCAGTGGGGCGGAATGGAGTGGTTGTATATGAGCGGACTATACATAATAAAGCTGTATACCGAAATCTCAGACCATTATCGGGGTGGACTCATTTGGCTTTGATCTATCAGAATAACGTACCGCATCTTTGGATAAATGGAGTATATGCTGGGGCAGGAACAACTTCAAGCACAATTGTACACCTCGAGACATTGCATTCGGATTTGTTGTGTAAAGCGGATGCTTATGAAGGTGGACTTTGTAATTTATGTATCCATTCTTCAAGTATTGACCAGACAGAGATAACCAAACTTTACCAAAAAGGGGTACCTGCTCCGTTCCATCCAAGTGAGCAGGTGATATCATGGTTGCCCAATTATCAGTTTATTGCATGGCAAGCTGGTATTTATGAGTTTGTTTCAGAGCATACAAGTTTTCGGAAGCATGTTGACATTCTTCCTGCGCGTATTTTGTTAGAGGGGCCCTGGAGGGTTCGATTTCCAAAAAAATATGGGAGTAACTGA
- a CDS encoding sensor histidine kinase — MKRLVFILLFLPPLLLCSQANQDSKQDSLRKVADQYMKEQQYEKAANLYKELGEKIDADYKEISTHKVKDLRNTYSIDELQLANNQQQNHLLLLALIVLPCLIIITIFGFLYLKRKAKKLMLSKRKLQKAEKAVENSIRNKSLFISNMSHEIRTPLNALSGFSDVLTTPGIDEETRKQCNDIIQLNSRLLLNLVNDVVDISCLDVTNMKFNLKQCNAVNLCEGIIQTLEGIKQTQAEIFFRTELPSLEIETDTLRLHQVLINILVNATKFTKEGSIILQLEQNEEGMAQFSITDTGCGIPSEKQSSIFERFERVNEKSQGTGLGLAICQLIISRLGGRIWIDPQYTDGSRFVFTHPLKQEGRA; from the coding sequence ATGAAAAGACTCGTCTTCATATTGCTATTCCTGCCTCCCTTGCTTCTTTGCAGTCAGGCTAATCAGGACAGTAAACAAGATAGCCTCCGAAAAGTTGCGGATCAATATATGAAAGAGCAGCAGTATGAAAAAGCTGCCAATCTATACAAAGAATTAGGAGAAAAGATTGATGCTGACTACAAAGAAATCAGTACTCACAAAGTAAAAGATCTACGTAATACATATTCTATTGACGAATTACAACTGGCCAATAACCAGCAACAGAATCATTTGTTGTTATTAGCCCTTATCGTATTGCCTTGCCTTATCATTATCACGATTTTCGGCTTCCTTTACCTAAAAAGAAAAGCAAAAAAATTAATGCTTTCAAAACGGAAGTTACAAAAGGCAGAAAAAGCCGTGGAAAACTCAATACGCAATAAAAGCTTGTTCATATCAAATATGAGTCATGAAATCCGAACACCTCTAAACGCTTTATCCGGTTTCTCTGACGTACTTACTACTCCGGGCATTGATGAAGAAACCCGAAAACAATGCAATGACATCATCCAACTAAATTCACGCCTCTTACTGAATCTCGTAAATGATGTAGTGGACATCTCTTGCCTTGACGTAACAAACATGAAATTCAATCTCAAGCAGTGCAATGCAGTAAACTTGTGCGAAGGTATCATACAAACACTGGAAGGTATCAAACAAACACAGGCTGAAATATTCTTCAGGACAGAACTTCCTTCTTTGGAAATCGAAACTGATACACTGCGGTTACACCAGGTACTAATCAATATATTGGTCAACGCAACTAAGTTTACAAAAGAAGGAAGCATCATTCTGCAATTGGAACAGAATGAAGAAGGGATGGCTCAATTCTCCATCACAGATACCGGTTGCGGTATCCCGTCAGAAAAACAAAGCAGCATATTCGAACGTTTCGAAAGAGTAAACGAGAAATCTCAGGGAACAGGTCTCGGATTAGCTATCTGCCAGCTCATCATCAGCCGTCTTGGCGGAAGAATATGGATAGACCCGCAGTATACCGATGGTTCACGCTTCGTCTTCACACACCCATTAAAGCAGGAGGGCAGAGCATGA
- a CDS encoding FtsX-like permease family protein → MNLPFYIARRYLFSKKKHNAINIISGISVCGVALATLALVCTLSVFNGFQDMVAGLFTAFDPELKIMVREGKVFEPNGAAFQEVRSLPEIDVWTETLEDNAMVQYKDRQAMAIIKGVEDNFELLTSIDSLLYGAGDFILHDSIVDYGVLGVELISELGTGLQFVDPLQVYAPKRNVRVNVANPSASFNRDYLFSPGVVFVVNQQKYDARYILTSLDFARNLFNYDTEVSAVELKLKSDTDASAVQKKISRILGDDFVVLNRYEQQADVFRIMEIEKFISYLFLTFILAIACFNVIGSLSMLILDKREDVETLRNLGADDRLIARIFLFEGRLISLFGALSGIILGLLLCYIQQRFGIISLGGGGGGFIVDAYPVSVHATDVILIFVTVITVGFLSVWYPVHYLTKRLLKR, encoded by the coding sequence GTGAACCTTCCCTTCTACATAGCCCGGCGCTATCTCTTCTCTAAGAAGAAACACAACGCTATCAATATCATTTCCGGCATTTCGGTGTGTGGAGTGGCATTGGCTACGTTGGCGTTGGTCTGTACACTCTCCGTGTTCAATGGTTTTCAGGATATGGTGGCAGGTCTTTTTACGGCTTTCGATCCGGAACTGAAGATTATGGTTCGTGAGGGAAAAGTCTTTGAACCGAATGGAGCTGCTTTTCAGGAGGTGCGTTCTTTGCCGGAAATTGATGTCTGGACAGAGACACTGGAAGATAACGCCATGGTGCAGTATAAAGACCGCCAGGCTATGGCAATCATAAAAGGGGTGGAAGATAATTTTGAACTACTGACGTCTATCGACAGTTTGCTATACGGTGCAGGGGATTTTATCTTGCACGATTCCATAGTGGATTACGGGGTTTTGGGTGTGGAACTGATCTCTGAGCTGGGGACTGGTCTTCAGTTCGTAGATCCGCTTCAGGTATATGCCCCTAAGCGGAATGTACGTGTGAATGTGGCTAATCCTTCTGCTTCTTTTAATCGCGATTACCTCTTTTCTCCCGGAGTTGTGTTTGTGGTGAACCAGCAAAAATATGATGCGCGTTATATTCTCACTTCTCTTGATTTTGCACGTAATCTTTTTAATTATGATACGGAGGTATCTGCTGTTGAACTGAAGTTGAAATCGGATACAGATGCCTCTGCCGTACAGAAAAAGATTTCCCGCATCTTAGGTGATGATTTTGTGGTCTTGAACCGTTATGAGCAGCAGGCTGATGTATTCCGTATCATGGAGATAGAGAAGTTTATATCTTACCTGTTCCTTACGTTTATCCTTGCTATAGCCTGTTTCAATGTGATTGGTTCTCTTTCTATGCTTATTCTTGATAAGCGGGAGGACGTGGAAACCTTACGTAATCTTGGAGCGGATGATCGGTTAATCGCTCGCATCTTCTTGTTTGAAGGCCGGCTTATATCTTTGTTCGGTGCACTTTCCGGCATTATCCTTGGTTTGCTGCTTTGCTATATTCAGCAGCGTTTCGGCATTATCTCCTTGGGCGGTGGTGGCGGTGGTTTTATTGTGGATGCTTATCCAGTCAGTGTTCATGCAACGGACGTTATATTGATATTTGTTACTGTGATTACCGTTGGCTTCCTTTCAGTATGGTATCCGGTCCACTATCTGACGAAGCGGCTACTGAAGAGATGA